Part of the Vitis vinifera cultivar Pinot Noir 40024 chromosome 13, ASM3070453v1 genome is shown below.
ATCAATTTaaccaattttcaatttcaaatataaatgtattattttaaaatattttttaattgctttaatgtttaagattatttttaaatattttaatgaatgtaattatttaatatcaattataatacatttataatatcaagtatAAATGCATCAATTATTATCAAATCTAGTCTTCAGGTCACAGCAAACAAATGtatcaataatattttacaagAAGTAGACCCACCACcatcaattatttttcctttctctcacaCTACTTCGATAATGTTACCTAAAGTTTGCCAGCTGCCATCCGTGACCCCGTTCTCACTTTTCCCCTTGTTTTGGTATGCCCTGCAAATCCAACCAACATCATATTTTTCTCAGGGAACTGCTCTAGTCTTCACTTGTTTCCATCTCTCTATTGCCCTGCCCTTTGCTTTCTTAGTGGAAACAATGAAGGTTGTTGGAGAGGCTATTCTTTCTTCTGCCGTTGGATTGTTGTTTGATAAGCTGGGCTCGTCTGAGTTGCTCAAGTTTGCTCGCCAAGAGAATGTCTTTGCTGAACTCGAAAACTGGAGGAACGAACTGTTGCTTATCGATGAAGTGCTGGATGACGCGGAAGAGAAGCAGATTACAAGAAAGTCCGTGGAAAAATGGCTGCGTGATCTCAGAGACTTGGCCTACGATATGGAAGACGTACTGGATGAGTTTGCCACCGAGATGTTGCGGCGCAAGTTGATGGCAGAACGTCCTCAGGTGTCTACCACAAGTAAGGTACAGAACCTCATCTCCCTCATCTCAACTTTCCTTTCTAGTTTCATTCCTCTTGGTGGTGTTAATTTTAAAGTGGAGATGGGGTCCAAGATTAATGAAATCAGTAGACGGTTGGACGATATTTCAACTCGGCAAGCTAAACTGGGTTTGAAATTGGAGCTTGGGGTTGGGCAATGTGGGGAGACGTTTGCATCTGGAGGAAGAGCTTCTCCTTGGCAACGGCCACCCACGACATCTTTGATTAATGAACCTGTTCAAGGCAGGGATAAAGATAAGAAGGATATTATTGATTTGCTGTTGAAGGATGAAGCAGGGGAAGACAACTTTCGTGTACTTCCCATTGTTGGTATTGGAGGGACCGGCAAGACTACACTTGCCCAGCTCATTTGCCAGGATGAAGCTGTAATGAAGCTTTTTGACCCCATAGCTTGGGTTTGCATATCAGAGGAAAGGGATGTGGCGAAAATATCAAAAGCAGTTCTCCATGCTGTTTCTCCTAATCAAAATATAGATCTTATGGACTTCAATATAGTTCAACATAGCTTGGGAGAGATATTGACTCAAAAAAGGTTTTTACTAGTTTTAGACGACGTGTGGAACATAAACAGCTATGAGCAATGGAATAGTTTGCAGATCCCATTGAATTGTGGAGAAAAAGGAAGTAAGATCATAATAACAACACGTAATGCAAATGTTGCAAGATCAATGGGGGCATATGATCGCTGCTACAATCTCCGCCCTTTATCTAATGATGATTGTTGGTCTGTGTTTGTAAGGCACGCTTGtgaagatgaaaatattgatgTACGGAAAAAGTTGGAAACAATACATCCAAAAGTTACAAGTTGTTGCGGGGGTTTACCCTTAGCAGCAAGGGTGCTCGGTGGCCTTGTACGCTCTAAACTACATGATCACAAATGGGAAGATATATTGAATAACGAAATTTGGAGATTACCAAGTCAAAGGCGAGTGTTAAGATTAAGCTACTATCATTTGCCTTCTCATTTAAAGAGATGTTTTTCTTACTGTGCATTATTTCCCAAGGATTATGAATTTGAGAAGAAGGAACTAGTCTTGTTATGGATGGCTGAAGGCTTAATTCACCAATCAGAAGGAGATGAGCTTCAAATGGAAGATTTAGGTGCtaattattttgatgaaatgTTATCAAGGTCATTTTTTCAGCCATCGAGTAATAACAAGTCAAACTTCATTATGCATGGCCTAATTCATGATCTAGCTAGAGATATTGCAAAAGAaatatgttttagtttgaagaaGGATGAGATGAAGAATAACAAGCTACATATAATTTCTGGAAGGACTCGTCATGCATCATTCATTCGTAGTGAGAAAGATGTGCTTAAAAGCTTTCAAGTACTTAACAGAACGGAGCATTTAAGAACATTTGTGGCATTGCCGATCAATATAAATGATCAGAAATTCTACTTAACTACTAAGGTTTTTCATGACTTGTTGCAAAAGTTGAGACATTTGAGGGTGCTCTCCTTGAGCGGTTATGAGATAACTGAGTTACCAGATTGGATTGGTGATTTAAAACTCTTGCGATATCTTAACTTGTCTCATACTGCAATCAAATGGTTGCCTGAATCAGCGAGTTGTCTCTACAATCTACAAGCGTTGATATTATGCAATTGTATAAATCTTACTAAGTTGCCTGTGAATATTGGGAATGTGATTAACCTTCGCCATCTTGATATCAGTGGCTCAATTCAACTAAAAGAGATGCCTTCACGGTTAGGTGACTTGATAAATTTGCAAACATTGTCCAAGTTTATTGTGGGCAAACATAAAAGATCAGGAATAAACGAATTGAAGAGCTTGTTGAATCTTAGAGGAAAGCTGTTTATTTCAGGGTTGCACAATATTGTGAATATAAGGGACGTAAAGGAAGTCAACTTAAAAGGGAGGCATAACATTGAAGAGCTAACAATGGAATGGAGCAGCGATTTTGAAGATTCAAGAAATGAAACTAATGAATTGGCGGTCTTCAAGTTACTACAACCTCATGAAAGTTTGAAAAAGCTTGTTGTTGTGTGTTATGGTGGACTAACCTTCCCAAATTGGTTAGGAGATCATTCATTCACAAAAATAGAGCACCTGAGTCTCAAAAGTTGCAAAAAACTCACACGGCTACCACCGCTTGGGAGATTACCTCTACTCAAGGAGTTGCACATTGAAGGGATGGATGAAATTACATGCATAGGTGATGAGTTCTATGGGGAGATTGTGAAACCTTTCCCATCTTTGGAGTCTTTGGAGTTTGATAATATGTCAAAATGGAAAGACTGGGAGGAAAGCGAAGCATTATTTCCTTGCCTCCGAAAgcttacaataaaaaaatgtccAGAACTGGTTAACTTGCCGAGTCAGTTGCTTTCCATTGTGAAGAAGCTTCATATTGATGAATGCCAAAAATTGGAAGTGAATAAATACAACAGGGGGTTGTTAGAAGGTTGTGTTGTTGATGTGCCTTCACTCACCCAGTTTTACATTGGGGGGACTTCAAGGTTAAGTTGTTTATGGGAAGCGATCGCTCCATCTTTAACAGCTCTAAAAACTTTGCAGATTAATCAATGTGATGATCAGCTGGCATGTTTGGGGAAGCATGGATCTGGACTGAAAAGGCTTGGTCGTCTTCGAAATTTAGAGATCACCAGTTGCAATGGAGTTGAATCCTTGGAAGGGCAAAGACTGCCTCGCaatcttaaatatttgattGTGGAAGGGTGTCCCAACCTAAAGAAGCTGCCAAATGAATTAGGAAGCCTCACATTTCTTTTAAGGTTGAGAATTGAGAATTGCTCGAAACTTGTGTCATTCCCAGAGGCTAGTTTCCCACCAATGGTAAGAGCTCTTAAGGTGACAAATTGTGAGGGTCTCAAGTCACTGCCCCATAGAATGATGAATTACAGCTGTGTCCTTGAGTACTTGGAGATTAAAGGTTGCCCATCTCTTATTAGCTTTCCAAAAGGCAGGCTTCCCTTCACCCTTAAGCAGCTGCACATTCAAGAATGTGAAAAACTAGAGTCTCTGCCTGAGGGAATAATGCAGCAACCTTCAATTGGCAGCAGCAACACTGGTGGCCTTAAAGTATTGTCTATATGGGGATGTTCATCTCTCAAGTCCATTCCAAGAGGTGAGTTTCCCCCCACCCTTGAGACACTTTCGTTTTGGAAATGCGAGCAATTGGAGTCAATTCCAGGGAAGATGTTGCAAAATCTCACATCTCTTCATTTGCTCAACATATGTAATTGTCCAGAGCTGGTATCCTCCACGGAAGCATTTTTGACCTCCAACCTTAAATTACTTGCTATTTCAGAATGCCAGAATATGAAGAGACCTCTATCTGAGTGGGGCCTTTACACACTCACCTCTCTTACACACTTCATGATCTGTGGTCCATTTCCAGATGTGATTTCTTTTTCAGATGATGAGACTCAGCTTTTTCTTCCTACATCTCTCCAGGATcttcatataattaatttccAGAACTTGAAATCCATAGCCTCCATGGGACTCCAAAGCCTCGTCTCTCTGGAAACTCTTGTGTTGGAGAACTGTCCTAAGCTCGAGTCTGTTGTACCAAACGAAGGACTGCCACCCACGCTTGCAGGGCTTCAAATCAAGGATTGTCCTATTCTAAAGCAGAGGTGCATCAAAGACAAAGGAAAAGATTGGCTCAAGATTGCCCAGATCCCCAAAGTTGTAATAGATGAAATTACACAACAATAAGGTAAGCCCGATTCACAGCACTCACTCCTAGTATCTGTTCACAGAAGTATAAGCATCGATCATAAGTTCCTCTTTATATTCAATGAGGTACACTTATTCATGCTTTTCTCTTGAAATTCAATCATTACTTTATTCATAGAATTCTCCAATGCACATGTAGGTTGAAAAAACAGAATAAGATGCACATGTGGATAACTTTTCTCTTTTGCTTTGGCTTTTGAGAaggtttattttttggaaagagTAGATCAAATTTGTTTGTATTTCTTAATTCATCTTGCTAATATGTGATGGTTACATTGATTGTGTTTCAGTTCATCAACATCTTCCATTCATGTCTGAATTGAGTCTCAATGCACCCCATGGAATGTTGCTATTGAGCTACTTCAGAATAAAGATTTTCCATGAATATGGAAAAGAGAGTGATGCAGAACCAGTATATAAAAGTACTATTGCTGAAGAAAGGGCTGCCTGCAACTTCTAAAACTATCCATGAGGAACTATCCTATCTGGATACAGTGATTCAATGAGAAATGGAAAGATTGCCCTATTTCCACATTCCCTCTATGCTGATAGATGGCTCACTTGTCCATGAAGAAACTTCAGACTGGACATCTTTTCACTAGAAGATAAGAACAGAGACTATCACATCCCCCATGCCATTCTCATTCAGGTATGTTCATTCATAACATGTTATTCTTACTTTCTATTATCAATActgatctcatttttcttttaagtaaTTCAATTTTGTGCCACAAATGTAGGactaaaatgggaaaaagatgCAAATCAGATACAAAATGTCATAACCATAAATGCAGCCAGCCAACTAGCATGGGAGGTGTAGCTTACACCACCTACAGGGTACTTAACTCTGTAAAAGTTTCATCTTTAACTGTTGGCTGTCCAGGTCTGTTGTCCTTTTCGTATGATAATTGTTTGCCTTTTCCTATGACCTCAACTTCTCTCCGCAACCAAAAACTCCCAAATCTGGATTTCAAGGCAAACTTTTGGCCTTGAAATGTTTGAACGTATGGGGATGTTCATCTCTCAAGCCCATTCCAATTAGTGAGTTTCCCTCCACCGTTGGCA
Proteins encoded:
- the LOC132252552 gene encoding putative disease resistance protein At3g14460, which translates into the protein MKVVGEAILSSAVGLLFDKLGSSELLKFARQENVFAELENWRNELLLIDEVLDDAEEKQITRKSVEKWLRDLRDLAYDMEDVLDEFATEMLRRKLMAERPQVSTTSKVQNLISLISTFLSSFIPLGGVNFKVEMGSKINEISRRLDDISTRQAKLGLKLELGVGQCGETFASGGRASPWQRPPTTSLINEPVQGRDKDKKDIIDLLLKDEAGEDNFRVLPIVGIGGTGKTTLAQLICQDEAVMKLFDPIAWVCISEERDVAKISKAVLHAVSPNQNIDLMDFNIVQHSLGEILTQKRFLLVLDDVWNINSYEQWNSLQIPLNCGEKGSKIIITTRNANVARSMGAYDRCYNLRPLSNDDCWSVFVRHACEDENIDVRKKLETIHPKVTSCCGGLPLAARVLGGLVRSKLHDHKWEDILNNEIWRLPSQRRVLRLSYYHLPSHLKRCFSYCALFPKDYEFEKKELVLLWMAEGLIHQSEGDELQMEDLGANYFDEMLSRSFFQPSSNNKSNFIMHGLIHDLARDIAKEICFSLKKDEMKNNKLHIISGRTRHASFIRSEKDVLKSFQVLNRTEHLRTFVALPININDQKFYLTTKVFHDLLQKLRHLRVLSLSGYEITELPDWIGDLKLLRYLNLSHTAIKWLPESASCLYNLQALILCNCINLTKLPVNIGNVINLRHLDISGSIQLKEMPSRLGDLINLQTLSKFIVGKHKRSGINELKSLLNLRGKLFISGLHNIVNIRDVKEVNLKGRHNIEELTMEWSSDFEDSRNETNELAVFKLLQPHESLKKLVVVCYGGLTFPNWLGDHSFTKIEHLSLKSCKKLTRLPPLGRLPLLKELHIEGMDEITCIGDEFYGEIVKPFPSLESLEFDNMSKWKDWEESEALFPCLRKLTIKKCPELVNLPSQLLSIVKKLHIDECQKLEVNKYNRGLLEGCVVDVPSLTQFYIGGTSRLSCLWEAIAPSLTALKTLQINQCDDQLACLGKHGSGLKRLGRLRNLEITSCNGVESLEGQRLPRNLKYLIVEGCPNLKKLPNELGSLTFLLRLRIENCSKLVSFPEASFPPMVRALKVTNCEGLKSLPHRMMNYSCVLEYLEIKGCPSLISFPKGRLPFTLKQLHIQECEKLESLPEGIMQQPSIGSSNTGGLKVLSIWGCSSLKSIPRGEFPPTLETLSFWKCEQLESIPGKMLQNLTSLHLLNICNCPELVSSTEAFLTSNLKLLAISECQNMKRPLSEWGLYTLTSLTHFMICGPFPDVISFSDDETQLFLPTSLQDLHIINFQNLKSIASMGLQSLVSLETLVLENCPKLESVVPNEGLPPTLAGLQIKDCPILKQRCIKDKGKDWLKIAQIPKVVIDEITQQ